A single Oncorhynchus nerka isolate Pitt River linkage group LG10, Oner_Uvic_2.0, whole genome shotgun sequence DNA region contains:
- the LOC115135602 gene encoding serine/threonine-protein kinase MARK2-like isoform X10 translates to MSTRTPLLTIEHSSNQSHSESKAGGRPNMPRCRNSVATTPDEQPHIGNYRLLKTIGKGNFAKVKLARHVLTGKEVAVKIIDKTQLNSSSLQKLFREVRIMKLLNHPNIVKLFEVIETEKTLYLIMEYASGGEVFDYLVAHGRMKEKEARAKFRQIVSAVQYCHQKCIVHRDLKAENLLLDADMNIKIADFGFSNEFTMGNKLDTFCGSPPYAAPELFQGKKYDGPEVDVWSLGVILYTLVSGSLPFDGQNLKELRERVLRGKYRIPFYMSTDCENLLKKFLILNPTKRGSLEQQIMKDRWMNVGHEEEELKPFIEPQPDYKDPKRTGQHPDRAGGWKRDIMLQMGYSAEEIQDSLVNQKYNDVMATYLLLDYRNSEMDECISLSMKPRPGSDLTNSNAQSPSHKVQRSTSSNQKPRRATDAGSSASKRSQGDNKHTAEDYGRKGSGTGSSTKVPPSPLAAADRKRSTPTPSTNSILSTGTSRSRNSPVPERATLGVQNGMDSLTTPGSRASTASAAAVLSSSSRPRHHKSLSTSAHPTPSDIHAHRPSTAPLRVPVASPSAHNVSSSTATERSNFPRNVATRSTFSAGQQRATRDQHASTYNGPPASPSLSYGNSQARRAGGTGIFSKFTSKFVRRPMLTTAEKLEKGTLGSAGDENKDSLSSTSTVPSTTTPGLISKDNKPRSLRFTWSMKTTSSMEPNEMMKEIRKVLDSNSCEYELRERYMLLCVSGNPARDDFVEWEMEVCKLPRLSLNGVRFKRISGTSIAFKNIASKVANELKL, encoded by the exons GTGGCTGTGAAAATCATAGACAAAACGCAGCTCAACTCTTCCAGTCTCCAAAAG CTGTTTCGTGAAGTGAGGATCATGAAGCTGCTCAATCACCCAAATATCG TTAAGTTATTTGAAGTTATTGAGACAGAGAAGACGCTGTACTTGATCATGGAGTATGCCAGTGGAG GTGAGGTGTTTGATTACCTTGTTGCTCACGGGAGAATGAAAGAGAAAGAGGCCAGAGCCAAATTTAGACAG ATTGTGTCAGCGGTACAGTACTGCCACCAGAAGTGCATCGTACACAGAGACCTGAAG GCAGAGAATCTACTCCTAGATGCTGACATGAACATCAAGATCGCAGACTTTGGTTTCAGCAATGAGTTCACCATGGGGAACAAGCTGGACACGTTCTGTGGCTCTCCCCCCTACGCCGCCCCGGAGCTGTTCCAGGGGAAGAAATATGACGGCCCCGAGGTGGACGTCTGGAGCCTGGGGGTCATCCTCTACACACTGGTCAGCGGATCTCTGCCTTTCGACGGACAGAACCTAAAG GAGCTGCGCGAACGGGTTCTGCGGGGGAAGTATAGGATTCCCTTCTACATGTCCACAGACTGCGAGAACCTGCTCAAGAAGTTCCTCATTCTCAACCCAACCAAGAGGGGCAGCCTGGAG CAGCAGATCATGAAGGACCGCTGGATGAACGTAGGCcatgaggaggaggagctgaagcCCTTCATCGAGCCCCAGCCAGACTACAAGGACCCCAAGAGGACAGGTCAGCACCCCGACCGAGCGGGGGGGTGGAAGAGAG ATATCATGTTGCAGATGGGCTACTCTGCGGAGGAGATCCAGGACTCGCTCGTCAACCAAAAATACAATGACGTCATGGCCACATATCTATTACTAGATTACAGGAACTCTGAG atGGACGAATGCATCAGCCTATCAATGAAACCCCGCCCAGGAAGTGATCTCACAAACAGCAATGCCCAATCCCCTTCTCACAAGGTACAGCGCAGTACCTCATCCAATCAGAAGCCCCGGAGAGCAACAGATGCAG GTTCTTCAGCTTCTAAGCGTTCCCAGGGCGACAACAAGCACACAGCAGAGGATTATGGGAGGAAAGGTTCTGGCACTGGCAGCTCCACTAAAGTCCCTCCCAGTCCCTTAGCTGCAGCAGATCGTAAGAGGAGCACCCCAACCCCCTCCACC AACAGCATCCTGTCCACTGGTACGAGTCGCAGTCGAAACTCGCCAGTCCCTGAGAGAGCCACACTTGGGGTCCAGAAcggaatggacag CCTAACCACCCCAGGGTCCCGCGCCTCCACAGCCTCGGCAGCCGCagttctctcttcctcctcccgccCCCGACACCACAAGTCCCTGTCCACCTCTGCCCATCCCACCCCCTCAGACATCCACGCACACCGGCCCAG CACTGCCCCTCTGAGAGTACCAGTGGCGTCTCCCTCTGCCCACAACGTCAGCAGTTCCACGGCGACTGAGCGATCCAACTTCCCCAGAAATGTGGCCACCAGAAGCACTTTCAGTGCTGGGCAGCAGAGGGCGACGCGGGACCAGCATGCCTCCACCTACAATGGTCCCCCagcatccccctccctctcctatgggaacagccaGGCCCGAAGAGCTGGGGGCACTGGTATCTTCAGCAAGTTCACCTCTAAATTTGTGCGCAG ACCCATGTTGACCACTGCTGAGAAGCTGGAGAAGGgcaccctgggctctgcaggaGACGAGAACAAAGACTCCCTGTCCTCCACCTCTACGGTGCCCAGCACCACGACCCCGGGCCTGATCTCCAAGGACAACAAGCCCCGCTCGCTGCGCTTCACCTGGAGCATGAAAACCACCTCCTCCATGGAGCCCAACGAGATGATGAAGGAGATCCGGAAGGTTCTGGACTCCAACAGCTGCGAGTATGAGCTGCGAGAGCGCTACatgctgctgtgtgtgtctgggaaTCCCGCCCGTGACGACTTTGTCGAGTGGGAGATGGAGGTGTGCAAGCTGCCCCGCCTCTCCCTTAACGGGGTTCGCTTTAAGCGCATTTCTGGCACATCCATCGCCTTCAAGAACATCGCCTCCAAGGTTGCCAATGAGCTCAAACTGTGA
- the LOC115135602 gene encoding serine/threonine-protein kinase MARK2-like isoform X3: MSTRTPLLTIEHSSNQSHSESKAGGRPNMPRCRNSVATTPDEQPHIGNYRLLKTIGKGNFAKVKLARHVLTGKEVAVKIIDKTQLNSSSLQKLFREVRIMKLLNHPNIVKLFEVIETEKTLYLIMEYASGGEVFDYLVAHGRMKEKEARAKFRQIVSAVQYCHQKCIVHRDLKAENLLLDADMNIKIADFGFSNEFTMGNKLDTFCGSPPYAAPELFQGKKYDGPEVDVWSLGVILYTLVSGSLPFDGQNLKELRERVLRGKYRIPFYMSTDCENLLKKFLILNPTKRGSLEQQIMKDRWMNVGHEEEELKPFIEPQPDYKDPKRTGQHPDRAGGWKRDIMLQMGYSAEEIQDSLVNQKYNDVMATYLLLDYRNSEMDECISLSMKPRPGSDLTNSNAQSPSHKVQRSTSSNQKPRRATDAGSSASKRSQGDNKHTAEDYGRKGSGTGSSTKVPPSPLAAADRKRSTPTPSTNSILSTGTSRSRNSPVPERATLGVQNGMDSLTTPGSRASTASAAAVLSSSSRPRHHKSLSTSAHPTPSDIHAHRPSTAPLRVPVASPSAHNVSSSTATERSNFPRNVATRSTFSAGQQRATRDQHASTYNGPPASPSLSYGNSQARRAGGTGIFSKFTSKFVRRNLSFRFPRSPYEGEGRDEANRPMLTTAEKLEKGTLGSAGDENKDSLSSTSTVPSTTTPGLISKDNKPRSLRFTWSMKTTSSMEPNEMMKEIRKVLDSNSCEYELRERYMLLCVSGNPARDDFVEWEMEVCKLPRLSLNGVRFKRISGTSIAFKNIASKVANELKL; this comes from the exons GTGGCTGTGAAAATCATAGACAAAACGCAGCTCAACTCTTCCAGTCTCCAAAAG CTGTTTCGTGAAGTGAGGATCATGAAGCTGCTCAATCACCCAAATATCG TTAAGTTATTTGAAGTTATTGAGACAGAGAAGACGCTGTACTTGATCATGGAGTATGCCAGTGGAG GTGAGGTGTTTGATTACCTTGTTGCTCACGGGAGAATGAAAGAGAAAGAGGCCAGAGCCAAATTTAGACAG ATTGTGTCAGCGGTACAGTACTGCCACCAGAAGTGCATCGTACACAGAGACCTGAAG GCAGAGAATCTACTCCTAGATGCTGACATGAACATCAAGATCGCAGACTTTGGTTTCAGCAATGAGTTCACCATGGGGAACAAGCTGGACACGTTCTGTGGCTCTCCCCCCTACGCCGCCCCGGAGCTGTTCCAGGGGAAGAAATATGACGGCCCCGAGGTGGACGTCTGGAGCCTGGGGGTCATCCTCTACACACTGGTCAGCGGATCTCTGCCTTTCGACGGACAGAACCTAAAG GAGCTGCGCGAACGGGTTCTGCGGGGGAAGTATAGGATTCCCTTCTACATGTCCACAGACTGCGAGAACCTGCTCAAGAAGTTCCTCATTCTCAACCCAACCAAGAGGGGCAGCCTGGAG CAGCAGATCATGAAGGACCGCTGGATGAACGTAGGCcatgaggaggaggagctgaagcCCTTCATCGAGCCCCAGCCAGACTACAAGGACCCCAAGAGGACAGGTCAGCACCCCGACCGAGCGGGGGGGTGGAAGAGAG ATATCATGTTGCAGATGGGCTACTCTGCGGAGGAGATCCAGGACTCGCTCGTCAACCAAAAATACAATGACGTCATGGCCACATATCTATTACTAGATTACAGGAACTCTGAG atGGACGAATGCATCAGCCTATCAATGAAACCCCGCCCAGGAAGTGATCTCACAAACAGCAATGCCCAATCCCCTTCTCACAAGGTACAGCGCAGTACCTCATCCAATCAGAAGCCCCGGAGAGCAACAGATGCAG GTTCTTCAGCTTCTAAGCGTTCCCAGGGCGACAACAAGCACACAGCAGAGGATTATGGGAGGAAAGGTTCTGGCACTGGCAGCTCCACTAAAGTCCCTCCCAGTCCCTTAGCTGCAGCAGATCGTAAGAGGAGCACCCCAACCCCCTCCACC AACAGCATCCTGTCCACTGGTACGAGTCGCAGTCGAAACTCGCCAGTCCCTGAGAGAGCCACACTTGGGGTCCAGAAcggaatggacag CCTAACCACCCCAGGGTCCCGCGCCTCCACAGCCTCGGCAGCCGCagttctctcttcctcctcccgccCCCGACACCACAAGTCCCTGTCCACCTCTGCCCATCCCACCCCCTCAGACATCCACGCACACCGGCCCAG CACTGCCCCTCTGAGAGTACCAGTGGCGTCTCCCTCTGCCCACAACGTCAGCAGTTCCACGGCGACTGAGCGATCCAACTTCCCCAGAAATGTGGCCACCAGAAGCACTTTCAGTGCTGGGCAGCAGAGGGCGACGCGGGACCAGCATGCCTCCACCTACAATGGTCCCCCagcatccccctccctctcctatgggaacagccaGGCCCGAAGAGCTGGGGGCACTGGTATCTTCAGCAAGTTCACCTCTAAATTTGTGCGCAG AAATCTCTCATTCAGATTCCCCAGAAG CCCGTATGAGGGAGAGGGTCGAGATGAGGCCAACAG ACCCATGTTGACCACTGCTGAGAAGCTGGAGAAGGgcaccctgggctctgcaggaGACGAGAACAAAGACTCCCTGTCCTCCACCTCTACGGTGCCCAGCACCACGACCCCGGGCCTGATCTCCAAGGACAACAAGCCCCGCTCGCTGCGCTTCACCTGGAGCATGAAAACCACCTCCTCCATGGAGCCCAACGAGATGATGAAGGAGATCCGGAAGGTTCTGGACTCCAACAGCTGCGAGTATGAGCTGCGAGAGCGCTACatgctgctgtgtgtgtctgggaaTCCCGCCCGTGACGACTTTGTCGAGTGGGAGATGGAGGTGTGCAAGCTGCCCCGCCTCTCCCTTAACGGGGTTCGCTTTAAGCGCATTTCTGGCACATCCATCGCCTTCAAGAACATCGCCTCCAAGGTTGCCAATGAGCTCAAACTGTGA
- the LOC115135602 gene encoding serine/threonine-protein kinase MARK2-like isoform X12: MSTRTPLLTIEHSSNQSHSESKAGGRPNMPRCRNSVATTPDEQPHIGNYRLLKTIGKGNFAKVKLARHVLTGKEVAVKIIDKTQLNSSSLQKLFREVRIMKLLNHPNIVKLFEVIETEKTLYLIMEYASGGEVFDYLVAHGRMKEKEARAKFRQIVSAVQYCHQKCIVHRDLKAENLLLDADMNIKIADFGFSNEFTMGNKLDTFCGSPPYAAPELFQGKKYDGPEVDVWSLGVILYTLVSGSLPFDGQNLKELRERVLRGKYRIPFYMSTDCENLLKKFLILNPTKRGSLEQQIMKDRWMNVGHEEEELKPFIEPQPDYKDPKRTGQHPDRAGGWKRDIMLQMGYSAEEIQDSLVNQKYNDVMATYLLLDYRNSEMDECISLSMKPRPGSDLTNSNAQSPSHKVQRSTSSNQKPRRATDAGSSASKRSQGDNKHTAEDYGRKGSGTGSSTKVPPSPLAAADRKRSTPTPSTNSILSTGTSRSRNSPVPERATLGVQNGMDSTAPLRVPVASPSAHNVSSSTATERSNFPRNVATRSTFSAGQQRATRDQHASTYNGPPASPSLSYGNSQARRAGGTGIFSKFTSKFVRRNLSFRFPRRSPYEGEGRDEANRPMLTTAEKLEKGTLGSAGDENKDSLSSTSTVPSTTTPGLISKDNKPRSLRFTWSMKTTSSMEPNEMMKEIRKVLDSNSCEYELRERYMLLCVSGNPARDDFVEWEMEVCKLPRLSLNGVRFKRISGTSIAFKNIASKVANELKL; the protein is encoded by the exons GTGGCTGTGAAAATCATAGACAAAACGCAGCTCAACTCTTCCAGTCTCCAAAAG CTGTTTCGTGAAGTGAGGATCATGAAGCTGCTCAATCACCCAAATATCG TTAAGTTATTTGAAGTTATTGAGACAGAGAAGACGCTGTACTTGATCATGGAGTATGCCAGTGGAG GTGAGGTGTTTGATTACCTTGTTGCTCACGGGAGAATGAAAGAGAAAGAGGCCAGAGCCAAATTTAGACAG ATTGTGTCAGCGGTACAGTACTGCCACCAGAAGTGCATCGTACACAGAGACCTGAAG GCAGAGAATCTACTCCTAGATGCTGACATGAACATCAAGATCGCAGACTTTGGTTTCAGCAATGAGTTCACCATGGGGAACAAGCTGGACACGTTCTGTGGCTCTCCCCCCTACGCCGCCCCGGAGCTGTTCCAGGGGAAGAAATATGACGGCCCCGAGGTGGACGTCTGGAGCCTGGGGGTCATCCTCTACACACTGGTCAGCGGATCTCTGCCTTTCGACGGACAGAACCTAAAG GAGCTGCGCGAACGGGTTCTGCGGGGGAAGTATAGGATTCCCTTCTACATGTCCACAGACTGCGAGAACCTGCTCAAGAAGTTCCTCATTCTCAACCCAACCAAGAGGGGCAGCCTGGAG CAGCAGATCATGAAGGACCGCTGGATGAACGTAGGCcatgaggaggaggagctgaagcCCTTCATCGAGCCCCAGCCAGACTACAAGGACCCCAAGAGGACAGGTCAGCACCCCGACCGAGCGGGGGGGTGGAAGAGAG ATATCATGTTGCAGATGGGCTACTCTGCGGAGGAGATCCAGGACTCGCTCGTCAACCAAAAATACAATGACGTCATGGCCACATATCTATTACTAGATTACAGGAACTCTGAG atGGACGAATGCATCAGCCTATCAATGAAACCCCGCCCAGGAAGTGATCTCACAAACAGCAATGCCCAATCCCCTTCTCACAAGGTACAGCGCAGTACCTCATCCAATCAGAAGCCCCGGAGAGCAACAGATGCAG GTTCTTCAGCTTCTAAGCGTTCCCAGGGCGACAACAAGCACACAGCAGAGGATTATGGGAGGAAAGGTTCTGGCACTGGCAGCTCCACTAAAGTCCCTCCCAGTCCCTTAGCTGCAGCAGATCGTAAGAGGAGCACCCCAACCCCCTCCACC AACAGCATCCTGTCCACTGGTACGAGTCGCAGTCGAAACTCGCCAGTCCCTGAGAGAGCCACACTTGGGGTCCAGAAcggaatggacag CACTGCCCCTCTGAGAGTACCAGTGGCGTCTCCCTCTGCCCACAACGTCAGCAGTTCCACGGCGACTGAGCGATCCAACTTCCCCAGAAATGTGGCCACCAGAAGCACTTTCAGTGCTGGGCAGCAGAGGGCGACGCGGGACCAGCATGCCTCCACCTACAATGGTCCCCCagcatccccctccctctcctatgggaacagccaGGCCCGAAGAGCTGGGGGCACTGGTATCTTCAGCAAGTTCACCTCTAAATTTGTGCGCAG AAATCTCTCATTCAGATTCCCCAGAAG GAGCCCGTATGAGGGAGAGGGTCGAGATGAGGCCAACAG ACCCATGTTGACCACTGCTGAGAAGCTGGAGAAGGgcaccctgggctctgcaggaGACGAGAACAAAGACTCCCTGTCCTCCACCTCTACGGTGCCCAGCACCACGACCCCGGGCCTGATCTCCAAGGACAACAAGCCCCGCTCGCTGCGCTTCACCTGGAGCATGAAAACCACCTCCTCCATGGAGCCCAACGAGATGATGAAGGAGATCCGGAAGGTTCTGGACTCCAACAGCTGCGAGTATGAGCTGCGAGAGCGCTACatgctgctgtgtgtgtctgggaaTCCCGCCCGTGACGACTTTGTCGAGTGGGAGATGGAGGTGTGCAAGCTGCCCCGCCTCTCCCTTAACGGGGTTCGCTTTAAGCGCATTTCTGGCACATCCATCGCCTTCAAGAACATCGCCTCCAAGGTTGCCAATGAGCTCAAACTGTGA
- the LOC115135602 gene encoding serine/threonine-protein kinase MARK2-like isoform X9, translating to MSTRTPLLTIEHSSNQSHSESKAGGRPNMPRCRNSVATTPDEQPHIGNYRLLKTIGKGNFAKVKLARHVLTGKEVAVKIIDKTQLNSSSLQKLFREVRIMKLLNHPNIVKLFEVIETEKTLYLIMEYASGGEVFDYLVAHGRMKEKEARAKFRQIVSAVQYCHQKCIVHRDLKAENLLLDADMNIKIADFGFSNEFTMGNKLDTFCGSPPYAAPELFQGKKYDGPEVDVWSLGVILYTLVSGSLPFDGQNLKELRERVLRGKYRIPFYMSTDCENLLKKFLILNPTKRGSLEQQIMKDRWMNVGHEEEELKPFIEPQPDYKDPKRTDIMLQMGYSAEEIQDSLVNQKYNDVMATYLLLDYRNSEMDECISLSMKPRPGSDLTNSNAQSPSHKVQRSTSSNQKPRRATDAGSSASKRSQGDNKHTAEDYGRKGSGTGSSTKVPPSPLAAADRKRSTPTPSTNSILSTGTSRSRNSPVPERATLGVQNGMDSLTTPGSRASTASAAAVLSSSSRPRHHKSLSTSAHPTPSDIHAHRPSTAPLRVPVASPSAHNVSSSTATERSNFPRNVATRSTFSAGQQRATRDQHASTYNGPPASPSLSYGNSQARRAGGTGIFSKFTSKFVRRNLSFRFPRSPYEGEGRDEANRPMLTTAEKLEKGTLGSAGDENKDSLSSTSTVPSTTTPGLISKDNKPRSLRFTWSMKTTSSMEPNEMMKEIRKVLDSNSCEYELRERYMLLCVSGNPARDDFVEWEMEVCKLPRLSLNGVRFKRISGTSIAFKNIASKVANELKL from the exons GTGGCTGTGAAAATCATAGACAAAACGCAGCTCAACTCTTCCAGTCTCCAAAAG CTGTTTCGTGAAGTGAGGATCATGAAGCTGCTCAATCACCCAAATATCG TTAAGTTATTTGAAGTTATTGAGACAGAGAAGACGCTGTACTTGATCATGGAGTATGCCAGTGGAG GTGAGGTGTTTGATTACCTTGTTGCTCACGGGAGAATGAAAGAGAAAGAGGCCAGAGCCAAATTTAGACAG ATTGTGTCAGCGGTACAGTACTGCCACCAGAAGTGCATCGTACACAGAGACCTGAAG GCAGAGAATCTACTCCTAGATGCTGACATGAACATCAAGATCGCAGACTTTGGTTTCAGCAATGAGTTCACCATGGGGAACAAGCTGGACACGTTCTGTGGCTCTCCCCCCTACGCCGCCCCGGAGCTGTTCCAGGGGAAGAAATATGACGGCCCCGAGGTGGACGTCTGGAGCCTGGGGGTCATCCTCTACACACTGGTCAGCGGATCTCTGCCTTTCGACGGACAGAACCTAAAG GAGCTGCGCGAACGGGTTCTGCGGGGGAAGTATAGGATTCCCTTCTACATGTCCACAGACTGCGAGAACCTGCTCAAGAAGTTCCTCATTCTCAACCCAACCAAGAGGGGCAGCCTGGAG CAGCAGATCATGAAGGACCGCTGGATGAACGTAGGCcatgaggaggaggagctgaagcCCTTCATCGAGCCCCAGCCAGACTACAAGGACCCCAAGAGGACAG ATATCATGTTGCAGATGGGCTACTCTGCGGAGGAGATCCAGGACTCGCTCGTCAACCAAAAATACAATGACGTCATGGCCACATATCTATTACTAGATTACAGGAACTCTGAG atGGACGAATGCATCAGCCTATCAATGAAACCCCGCCCAGGAAGTGATCTCACAAACAGCAATGCCCAATCCCCTTCTCACAAGGTACAGCGCAGTACCTCATCCAATCAGAAGCCCCGGAGAGCAACAGATGCAG GTTCTTCAGCTTCTAAGCGTTCCCAGGGCGACAACAAGCACACAGCAGAGGATTATGGGAGGAAAGGTTCTGGCACTGGCAGCTCCACTAAAGTCCCTCCCAGTCCCTTAGCTGCAGCAGATCGTAAGAGGAGCACCCCAACCCCCTCCACC AACAGCATCCTGTCCACTGGTACGAGTCGCAGTCGAAACTCGCCAGTCCCTGAGAGAGCCACACTTGGGGTCCAGAAcggaatggacag CCTAACCACCCCAGGGTCCCGCGCCTCCACAGCCTCGGCAGCCGCagttctctcttcctcctcccgccCCCGACACCACAAGTCCCTGTCCACCTCTGCCCATCCCACCCCCTCAGACATCCACGCACACCGGCCCAG CACTGCCCCTCTGAGAGTACCAGTGGCGTCTCCCTCTGCCCACAACGTCAGCAGTTCCACGGCGACTGAGCGATCCAACTTCCCCAGAAATGTGGCCACCAGAAGCACTTTCAGTGCTGGGCAGCAGAGGGCGACGCGGGACCAGCATGCCTCCACCTACAATGGTCCCCCagcatccccctccctctcctatgggaacagccaGGCCCGAAGAGCTGGGGGCACTGGTATCTTCAGCAAGTTCACCTCTAAATTTGTGCGCAG AAATCTCTCATTCAGATTCCCCAGAAG CCCGTATGAGGGAGAGGGTCGAGATGAGGCCAACAG ACCCATGTTGACCACTGCTGAGAAGCTGGAGAAGGgcaccctgggctctgcaggaGACGAGAACAAAGACTCCCTGTCCTCCACCTCTACGGTGCCCAGCACCACGACCCCGGGCCTGATCTCCAAGGACAACAAGCCCCGCTCGCTGCGCTTCACCTGGAGCATGAAAACCACCTCCTCCATGGAGCCCAACGAGATGATGAAGGAGATCCGGAAGGTTCTGGACTCCAACAGCTGCGAGTATGAGCTGCGAGAGCGCTACatgctgctgtgtgtgtctgggaaTCCCGCCCGTGACGACTTTGTCGAGTGGGAGATGGAGGTGTGCAAGCTGCCCCGCCTCTCCCTTAACGGGGTTCGCTTTAAGCGCATTTCTGGCACATCCATCGCCTTCAAGAACATCGCCTCCAAGGTTGCCAATGAGCTCAAACTGTGA
- the LOC115135602 gene encoding serine/threonine-protein kinase MARK2-like isoform X8 → MSTRTPLLTIEHSSNQSHSESKAGGRPNMPRCRNSVATTPDEQPHIGNYRLLKTIGKGNFAKVKLARHVLTGKEVAVKIIDKTQLNSSSLQKLFREVRIMKLLNHPNIVKLFEVIETEKTLYLIMEYASGGEVFDYLVAHGRMKEKEARAKFRQIVSAVQYCHQKCIVHRDLKAENLLLDADMNIKIADFGFSNEFTMGNKLDTFCGSPPYAAPELFQGKKYDGPEVDVWSLGVILYTLVSGSLPFDGQNLKELRERVLRGKYRIPFYMSTDCENLLKKFLILNPTKRGSLEQQIMKDRWMNVGHEEEELKPFIEPQPDYKDPKRTGQHPDRAGGWKRDIMLQMGYSAEEIQDSLVNQKYNDVMATYLLLDYRNSEMDECISLSMKPRPGSDLTNSNAQSPSHKVQRSTSSNQKPRRATDAGSSASKRSQGDNKHTAEDYGRKGSGTGSSTKVPPSPLAAADRKRSTPTPSTNSILSTGTSRSRNSPVPERATLGVQNGMDSLTTPGSRASTASAAAVLSSSSRPRHHKSLSTSAHPTPSDIHAHRPSTAPLRVPVASPSAHNVSSSTATERSNFPRNVATRSTFSAGQQRATRDQHASTYNGPPASPSLSYGNSQARRAGGTGIFSKFTSKFVRRNLSFRFPRRPMLTTAEKLEKGTLGSAGDENKDSLSSTSTVPSTTTPGLISKDNKPRSLRFTWSMKTTSSMEPNEMMKEIRKVLDSNSCEYELRERYMLLCVSGNPARDDFVEWEMEVCKLPRLSLNGVRFKRISGTSIAFKNIASKVANELKL, encoded by the exons GTGGCTGTGAAAATCATAGACAAAACGCAGCTCAACTCTTCCAGTCTCCAAAAG CTGTTTCGTGAAGTGAGGATCATGAAGCTGCTCAATCACCCAAATATCG TTAAGTTATTTGAAGTTATTGAGACAGAGAAGACGCTGTACTTGATCATGGAGTATGCCAGTGGAG GTGAGGTGTTTGATTACCTTGTTGCTCACGGGAGAATGAAAGAGAAAGAGGCCAGAGCCAAATTTAGACAG ATTGTGTCAGCGGTACAGTACTGCCACCAGAAGTGCATCGTACACAGAGACCTGAAG GCAGAGAATCTACTCCTAGATGCTGACATGAACATCAAGATCGCAGACTTTGGTTTCAGCAATGAGTTCACCATGGGGAACAAGCTGGACACGTTCTGTGGCTCTCCCCCCTACGCCGCCCCGGAGCTGTTCCAGGGGAAGAAATATGACGGCCCCGAGGTGGACGTCTGGAGCCTGGGGGTCATCCTCTACACACTGGTCAGCGGATCTCTGCCTTTCGACGGACAGAACCTAAAG GAGCTGCGCGAACGGGTTCTGCGGGGGAAGTATAGGATTCCCTTCTACATGTCCACAGACTGCGAGAACCTGCTCAAGAAGTTCCTCATTCTCAACCCAACCAAGAGGGGCAGCCTGGAG CAGCAGATCATGAAGGACCGCTGGATGAACGTAGGCcatgaggaggaggagctgaagcCCTTCATCGAGCCCCAGCCAGACTACAAGGACCCCAAGAGGACAGGTCAGCACCCCGACCGAGCGGGGGGGTGGAAGAGAG ATATCATGTTGCAGATGGGCTACTCTGCGGAGGAGATCCAGGACTCGCTCGTCAACCAAAAATACAATGACGTCATGGCCACATATCTATTACTAGATTACAGGAACTCTGAG atGGACGAATGCATCAGCCTATCAATGAAACCCCGCCCAGGAAGTGATCTCACAAACAGCAATGCCCAATCCCCTTCTCACAAGGTACAGCGCAGTACCTCATCCAATCAGAAGCCCCGGAGAGCAACAGATGCAG GTTCTTCAGCTTCTAAGCGTTCCCAGGGCGACAACAAGCACACAGCAGAGGATTATGGGAGGAAAGGTTCTGGCACTGGCAGCTCCACTAAAGTCCCTCCCAGTCCCTTAGCTGCAGCAGATCGTAAGAGGAGCACCCCAACCCCCTCCACC AACAGCATCCTGTCCACTGGTACGAGTCGCAGTCGAAACTCGCCAGTCCCTGAGAGAGCCACACTTGGGGTCCAGAAcggaatggacag CCTAACCACCCCAGGGTCCCGCGCCTCCACAGCCTCGGCAGCCGCagttctctcttcctcctcccgccCCCGACACCACAAGTCCCTGTCCACCTCTGCCCATCCCACCCCCTCAGACATCCACGCACACCGGCCCAG CACTGCCCCTCTGAGAGTACCAGTGGCGTCTCCCTCTGCCCACAACGTCAGCAGTTCCACGGCGACTGAGCGATCCAACTTCCCCAGAAATGTGGCCACCAGAAGCACTTTCAGTGCTGGGCAGCAGAGGGCGACGCGGGACCAGCATGCCTCCACCTACAATGGTCCCCCagcatccccctccctctcctatgggaacagccaGGCCCGAAGAGCTGGGGGCACTGGTATCTTCAGCAAGTTCACCTCTAAATTTGTGCGCAG AAATCTCTCATTCAGATTCCCCAGAAG ACCCATGTTGACCACTGCTGAGAAGCTGGAGAAGGgcaccctgggctctgcaggaGACGAGAACAAAGACTCCCTGTCCTCCACCTCTACGGTGCCCAGCACCACGACCCCGGGCCTGATCTCCAAGGACAACAAGCCCCGCTCGCTGCGCTTCACCTGGAGCATGAAAACCACCTCCTCCATGGAGCCCAACGAGATGATGAAGGAGATCCGGAAGGTTCTGGACTCCAACAGCTGCGAGTATGAGCTGCGAGAGCGCTACatgctgctgtgtgtgtctgggaaTCCCGCCCGTGACGACTTTGTCGAGTGGGAGATGGAGGTGTGCAAGCTGCCCCGCCTCTCCCTTAACGGGGTTCGCTTTAAGCGCATTTCTGGCACATCCATCGCCTTCAAGAACATCGCCTCCAAGGTTGCCAATGAGCTCAAACTGTGA